Proteins encoded within one genomic window of Phormidium ambiguum IAM M-71:
- a CDS encoding anaerobic sulfatase maturase — translation MLTLPKNAPPAFHLLAKPTGAICNLDCQYCFFLAKEQLYPGSKFRMSDDLLETYIQQLLASHQIPEVTIAWQGGEPTLMGLEFFERSLKLVEKHKKPGQQVNHTLQTNGTRLDDYWAQFFKQHNFLIGLSVDGPKNLHDTYRVDKRGRGTYEQVMQGWQVLKKHQVDFNILCTVNAANGDRPLEVYRFFRDELGAEFIQFIPIIERVNEDGSTLIQAGNQVTDRSIKPEQFGQFLIGVFDEWVRRDVGKVFIQHFDAALANWVGVPPSVCIFSKTCGTALALEHNGDLYSCDHFVEPDYKLGNIQETPMIELIASEKQQQFGQAKLDTLPQYCRQCEVRFACNGGCPKNRFMETPDGESGLNYLCAGYKAFFTYIDRPMQMMADLLRRGRYADEIMQLLAQEQIAQKKRKSKKPVGFGNVLPN, via the coding sequence ATGCTTACACTTCCCAAGAACGCACCTCCCGCTTTTCATCTGCTAGCAAAACCCACTGGAGCAATTTGCAACCTAGATTGTCAGTATTGCTTTTTCTTGGCAAAAGAGCAGCTTTATCCTGGTAGCAAATTCCGCATGAGTGATGACTTGCTGGAAACTTACATTCAACAACTTTTAGCATCACACCAAATTCCAGAAGTGACGATCGCATGGCAAGGCGGCGAACCTACGTTGATGGGGTTGGAATTTTTTGAACGATCGCTAAAACTAGTAGAAAAACACAAAAAACCTGGACAGCAGGTAAACCACACTCTGCAAACCAACGGCACTCGATTAGATGACTACTGGGCACAATTTTTTAAACAACATAATTTTCTGATTGGTTTAAGTGTAGATGGGCCGAAAAATTTACACGATACTTATCGAGTTGATAAGCGAGGACGGGGAACTTATGAGCAGGTAATGCAGGGTTGGCAAGTTCTCAAAAAACATCAAGTTGATTTCAATATACTTTGTACAGTTAATGCGGCAAATGGCGATCGACCTTTAGAAGTTTATCGTTTTTTCCGAGATGAGTTAGGGGCTGAATTTATCCAATTTATTCCGATTATTGAACGAGTTAATGAAGATGGGTCAACGCTGATTCAAGCGGGAAATCAGGTGACAGATCGATCGATAAAACCAGAGCAATTTGGACAATTTTTAATTGGTGTTTTTGACGAATGGGTAAGGCGAGATGTGGGCAAAGTTTTTATTCAACATTTTGATGCCGCATTAGCTAATTGGGTAGGCGTTCCGCCATCAGTTTGTATTTTCTCAAAAACCTGTGGTACTGCTTTAGCTTTAGAACATAATGGCGATCTTTACTCCTGCGATCATTTTGTTGAACCTGATTACAAGCTGGGTAATATTCAGGAAACACCAATGATTGAATTGATTGCATCTGAAAAACAGCAACAATTTGGGCAGGCGAAGTTAGACACGCTGCCGCAGTATTGTCGCCAATGTGAAGTACGCTTTGCTTGCAATGGTGGTTGTCCAAAGAATCGATTTATGGAAACACCAGATGGAGAATCTGGGTTGAACTATTTATGTGCTGGATATAAAGCTTTTTTTACTTATATCGATCGACCAATGCAAATGATGGCAGATTTGTTGCGTCGCGGTCGATATGCTGATGAAATAATGCAATTGTTGGCTCAAGAACAAATCGCACAAAAAAAACGAAAGTCCAAAAAACCAGTTGGTTTTGGTAATGTTTTGCCTAATTAA